Proteins from a genomic interval of Pseudomonas versuta:
- a CDS encoding PsiF family protein has translation MKMLRIPLLLMGLLLCTQGFAATAQQNKMTTCNAEASAKTLKGDERKAFMSTCLKATPAAPATQQEKMKTCNATAGTQALKGDARKAFMSDCLKKK, from the coding sequence ATGAAGATGCTGCGTATTCCTCTGCTGCTGATGGGCCTGTTGCTGTGCACCCAGGGTTTTGCGGCCACGGCCCAACAAAACAAAATGACCACCTGCAATGCCGAGGCGAGTGCCAAGACCCTCAAGGGCGATGAGCGCAAAGCGTTTATGAGCACCTGCCTTAAAGCCACTCCGGCAGCACCTGCGACCCAGCAGGAAAAAATGAAAACCTGTAACGCCACTGCCGGCACCCAGGCCCTCAAAGGGGATGCACGCAAAGCCTTTATGAGCGATTGCCTGAAGAAGAAATAA